The Acidimicrobiales bacterium region GGCCGGGGTGCCGGAGGGGAGGCCGCCGGCGGCGAGCGCCGTGGTGAGGTTCCGGAGCGTCACGGCCGTCTCGGCCCGCACGTACTCGCCCACGGGGCTGGCGAGGTCGAGGCGGCTGCGGACCACCAGGCGCAGCACGGCCGGGTGGGCGACGAGGGCCTCGACGGTGGCGCGGAACTGGTGGCGCACGGTGTCGCCGGCCTCACGGGTGATGTCCCGGCGCCGCGCCCACAGCTGCCGCACCAGCTCCACCAGCAGCTGGTCCATGTCGGCGAAGTGGACGTAGAAGGTGGGCTGCTTGACCCCGGCGAGCCCGGCGACGCGGGTGGTGGTGAGGCCGGCCTCGCCGTCGGTGTCGAGGATCTCGAGAGCGGCGTCGAGCAGCCGCTGGCGGGTCTGCTCCTTGGCGAGCTGCCGGCTGGTGGGCGGGCGTGCCGTCGTCGTCATGGGATGATCTCTCTGGGCGATCGCAGCACCAATAGGCTATCGGCCAAGGGGGGACCATGACCGAGACCATCATCCACCGCAGCCCGCTGCCGAGCGTCGAGATCCCGGACGATCACCTCACGCCCTACGTGATGGCGCGGGCGGGTGAGCGGGCCGACCGCGTCGCCTTCCTCGACGGCGCCACCGGCGAGGAGGTCACGTTCGGGCAGCTCGACGACCGGATCCGCCGGTTCGCCGGCGGGCTTGTCGCCAGCGGCTTCCAGCCCGGCCAGGTGCTGGCGATCATGGCGCCGAACTGCCCGGCCTACGCCGTCGTGTTCCACGGCGTGGCTCTGGCCGGGGGCACGGTCTCCACCATCAACCCGACGTACACCGAGGGCGAGGTCCACCACCAGCTCGTCGACTCGGGTGCGACGATGCTGGTCACGATCCCCCTGTTCCTCGACACCGCCCGGGCCGCCATGAAGGAC contains the following coding sequences:
- a CDS encoding TetR family transcriptional regulator → MTTTARPPTSRQLAKEQTRQRLLDAALEILDTDGEAGLTTTRVAGLAGVKQPTFYVHFADMDQLLVELVRQLWARRRDITREAGDTVRHQFRATVEALVAHPAVLRLVVRSRLDLASPVGEYVRAETAVTLRNLTTALAAGGLPSGTPAERRRLHMQAEGLVALIETLALGHMEGRYEDIEEVLDVLVQFSQTLTPTPT